One part of the Arachidicoccus terrestris genome encodes these proteins:
- a CDS encoding FadR/GntR family transcriptional regulator: protein MIKKRSLADEVAVRLQQQITSGVFKVGDKLPIELQLMKSFGVGRSSVREAIKILANRGLLSVQQGVGTFVESQVALSEPLGQRLKRADIKDLDEVRKLLELKIAEKAAENYTAKHIEKMKAYLAARNRAAQSGDLAGAIKADIHFHITIAEASGNEILLDLYKAAATHVEAWFLQIYNDTLPFIQSQQLHEQLLKYIKKQDAKAAWNTATAIIDHV from the coding sequence ATGATAAAGAAAAGATCCCTCGCCGATGAAGTGGCTGTACGTTTGCAGCAGCAGATTACTTCTGGCGTATTTAAAGTAGGCGATAAGCTACCTATTGAACTGCAACTTATGAAGTCCTTCGGTGTAGGCCGGTCTTCTGTGAGAGAGGCCATAAAGATCCTGGCGAACCGGGGATTATTAAGTGTTCAGCAGGGCGTGGGCACCTTTGTTGAAAGTCAGGTAGCCTTAAGTGAGCCCCTGGGCCAAAGGCTAAAACGGGCTGATATCAAAGATCTGGATGAGGTAAGGAAGCTCCTGGAACTGAAGATCGCAGAGAAAGCTGCAGAAAATTATACAGCAAAGCACATTGAAAAAATGAAAGCATATCTGGCGGCGCGCAACAGGGCTGCTCAGTCCGGAGATTTAGCAGGCGCTATCAAAGCCGATATCCATTTTCACATTACCATTGCGGAAGCCTCCGGGAATGAGATTCTTCTGGACTTATATAAAGCTGCAGCCACGCACGTGGAAGCCTGGTTTTTACAAATTTATAATGATACCCTGCCTTTTATACAAAGCCAGCAACTACATGAACAGTTACTAAAATACATTAAAAAGCAGGATGCGAAAGCCGCCTGGAACACAGCCACTGCCATCATCGATCATGTTTAA
- a CDS encoding ABC transporter ATP-binding protein, with protein MIKIESLGFAYKRRTVFDRLTLELRPGHIYGLLGKNGTGKSTLLRTLMGLLFPDQGSIEAFGYNPSKRHPEYLQEAFMVAEEFYLPSVSVPRFMKSNSPFYPAFDEAQFWEYLKEFDVPVSHPLDQMSYGQRKKVLISFALACNTKLLLMDEPTNGLDILSKSQFRKVMASVVTEDKYIIISTHQVRDLESLIDYITILDDGEIRFHYDMGTIQDVLHFGFSFEKTLPQDTLYSESVLSGLAYIKKAAAGEMNAGKVDLEMLYKAVNLNGPAIDQAFAVAAS; from the coding sequence ATGATTAAAATTGAGTCTTTAGGTTTTGCTTATAAACGTCGCACTGTTTTTGACCGCCTCACCCTGGAATTAAGACCAGGACATATCTATGGATTATTGGGTAAGAATGGTACCGGCAAATCCACTTTACTGCGTACGCTGATGGGATTGCTTTTCCCGGATCAAGGGTCCATTGAAGCCTTTGGGTATAATCCTTCTAAACGCCATCCGGAGTATTTACAGGAGGCCTTTATGGTAGCCGAAGAGTTCTATTTGCCTTCCGTTTCTGTGCCTCGTTTTATGAAAAGTAACAGCCCTTTTTACCCGGCATTTGATGAAGCGCAGTTTTGGGAGTATCTCAAGGAGTTTGATGTGCCGGTGAGCCATCCACTTGATCAGATGAGCTATGGTCAGCGAAAAAAAGTACTGATCTCTTTCGCCTTGGCTTGTAATACGAAATTATTACTAATGGATGAGCCGACCAATGGATTAGATATTCTCAGTAAGAGTCAATTTAGAAAAGTAATGGCCAGTGTAGTCACAGAAGATAAATATATTATCATCAGCACCCATCAAGTGCGGGATCTGGAATCTCTGATTGATTATATCACAATTCTGGATGACGGCGAGATCCGCTTTCATTATGATATGGGAACGATCCAGGACGTACTGCACTTTGGCTTTAGTTTTGAGAAAACGCTCCCTCAGGATACGCTTTATAGTGAAAGTGTGCTGAGCGGCCTTGCTTATATTAAAAAGGCTGCAGCGGGTGAAATGAATGCCGGCAAAGTCGATCTGGAAATGCTGTACAAAGCCGTGAACCTAAACGGACCGGCTATTGACCAGGCTTTTGCCGTGGCAGCATCCTAA
- a CDS encoding GntR family transcriptional regulator yields the protein MMHFENSTQAIYLQIVEYVCEQIILEQWSIGEKIPSVRELAVKMEVNPNTVMRSYEVLKNEQIIFDKRGIGYFIAPHGQSNALIYLQQEFTSKSLPQVFKTMYLLKMDITDLQQPFEQFKKNLDT from the coding sequence ATGATGCATTTTGAAAACAGTACCCAGGCTATTTACCTGCAGATTGTCGAATATGTCTGTGAACAGATTATACTGGAACAATGGTCTATTGGAGAGAAAATACCTAGTGTCAGAGAACTGGCAGTAAAAATGGAGGTTAACCCTAATACTGTTATGCGCAGTTATGAAGTACTTAAAAACGAGCAGATCATTTTTGATAAAAGAGGCATTGGCTATTTTATTGCACCTCATGGCCAGTCCAATGCCCTTATATATCTGCAACAGGAGTTTACCAGTAAATCCTTGCCACAAGTCTTTAAAACGATGTATCTGCTCAAAATGGATATAACGGACCTCCAACAGCCATTTGAACAATTTAAAAAGAATTTGGATACTTAG
- a CDS encoding MFS transporter translates to MKNNPPSVNPAASQRLSPKSLAEKTVFSILFTISFTHLLNDMMQSVIPAVYPIIKENYKLSFTQIGLITLTFQMTASLLQPFVGRYTDKKPRPFSLSIGMGFTLSGLIALSFASSFYLILLSVALIGLGSSVFHPESSRVAHLASGGKKGLAQSIFQVGGNAGSATGPLLAALIVVPYGQFYIIWFAIAAVLGMLVLIKVGNWYKEHLVYVRSKPKAAKADAGPRLSSKRISISLFILLVLIFSKYFYMASITSYFTFYLIDKFNVSVQHSQLYLFAFLAAVAAGTVIGGSLGDRFGRKYIIWISILGVAPFTLLLPYVGLTWTIILAVIIGLILSSAFSAILVYATDLVPGKVGLIAGLFFGFAFGMGGIGSAFLGWLADRTSIEYIFKLCSFLPLLGIITGFLPNLEHQSGTHNRG, encoded by the coding sequence ATGAAAAATAATCCTCCTTCTGTAAATCCTGCAGCATCACAGCGCCTTTCCCCAAAATCCCTGGCTGAGAAGACGGTATTTTCCATTCTTTTCACGATTAGTTTTACGCACCTGCTCAACGATATGATGCAGTCCGTAATACCAGCTGTCTATCCGATTATAAAGGAAAACTACAAATTATCCTTTACGCAGATCGGGCTCATCACATTGACTTTTCAGATGACGGCCTCTTTATTGCAGCCATTTGTGGGCCGGTATACGGATAAAAAGCCCAGGCCCTTTTCTCTATCCATTGGCATGGGGTTCACCTTATCAGGGCTGATCGCCTTGTCGTTTGCCTCAAGCTTTTATCTGATCCTATTGTCTGTCGCTTTAATTGGCCTGGGTTCCTCTGTCTTTCATCCGGAGTCTTCCCGGGTGGCGCATTTAGCGTCAGGCGGAAAAAAAGGCCTGGCGCAGTCTATCTTCCAGGTAGGTGGCAATGCGGGGAGCGCCACCGGACCATTGCTGGCCGCATTGATTGTTGTACCCTACGGACAGTTTTACATTATATGGTTTGCGATTGCTGCTGTACTCGGCATGCTGGTATTGATTAAAGTGGGAAACTGGTATAAAGAACATCTGGTCTATGTAAGGTCTAAGCCTAAAGCCGCCAAAGCTGATGCCGGACCAAGGTTATCCTCAAAAAGGATCAGCATTTCACTGTTCATATTGCTGGTGCTGATTTTTTCCAAGTATTTTTATATGGCCAGTATTACCAGTTACTTTACCTTTTACCTGATCGACAAGTTTAATGTCAGTGTGCAACACTCTCAATTGTATTTATTTGCCTTCCTGGCGGCGGTGGCCGCCGGAACGGTGATCGGCGGTTCACTGGGAGACAGGTTTGGCAGAAAGTACATTATCTGGATATCCATCTTAGGTGTAGCGCCTTTTACATTACTATTACCCTACGTGGGCCTGACATGGACCATCATACTGGCCGTGATCATCGGGCTCATTTTATCTTCTGCCTTTTCTGCCATACTGGTTTATGCCACTGATCTGGTGCCCGGCAAGGTGGGCTTGATCGCAGGACTCTTCTTTGGATTTGCCTTTGGCATGGGGGGTATCGGCTCGGCATTTTTAGGCTGGCTGGCGGACAGGACCAGCATTGAATATATATTTAAGCTCTGTTCCTTTCTGCCGCTGCTGGGTATTATTACGGGTTTTCTACCCAATCTGGAGCATCAATCCGGAACCCATAACCGGGGATAA
- a CDS encoding sigma 54-interacting transcriptional regulator, translated as MNASSKHTSMSAFSADQTVQDPDASIREKQVLLSLIRATSRVRDTKDLVTLFSKKIRGLGHHYDQAQILLLKNQHCAHLSSITQGINHLLKSHPEAHLSAVYLLDLQDAVWSLCTNATAPFEVALPVKNGKKADPATRALHELVSELMINKDDHQMQRCLIMPLKDRDMLMGLLLVASKSKGRFTAELCRILQEIAPLLSNALLNIIDHADIRQKNWEESFLLDFSGGIAAVRTKGDLASVIYTFLKKLSMVQAYFIRLINEVGGELMPFMHDNETFYHAEPRFKALLNEKISPRHGISGRVLKSEGPVVIDFLQEIANDTRDPYVEFWKKVARGKPGFEKMTGAALRVGSRNIGILWIITEKIDTRLLEGICAQISIAISNIKANEEILRREQEKETLLSLSQEMAALRERNDLFQKFYTKVTSVLGIEEFGMVLLDREKNTYSIIIDEAATFARLHPGHEGILDMTFKASDPVFQRISGSKEPVYFDVATLSALPDMPAYVHFWQAIHLKRVAGTLLKVGGEIIGAAFFHVDPVAKTSAYSALLQSVSHQLAVAISNIYANEQVLQYKQMLEMENVQLKNEINSLYNFSEIIGSGERMQEVYRLIRLVATTDSTVLILGETGTGKELIARAIHNASPRKDKLMIKVNCAALPANLIESELFGHEKGAFTGAIERRIGKFELAAGGTIFLDEIGEMPLETQVKLLRVIQEREFERVGGKSPIKVDVRIIAATNRKLDIEVNEGRFRPDLYYRLNVFPIHLPALRDRTEDMEALTRYFVQKYSKRTGHAVKSIAAVVFRELRSYSWPGNVRELEHLIERSILLMEGSVLKRVPLPLGHVDQRLRHLSEEKIALKDMETTHIIDILKKSRGKIAGVDGAARRLGIPPTTLHSKIKKLGIKKRDYLS; from the coding sequence ATGAACGCGTCTTCCAAACATACATCGATGTCTGCTTTCAGTGCTGACCAGACCGTTCAGGATCCGGATGCATCCATCCGTGAAAAACAGGTGCTGCTCTCTTTGATCAGAGCTACATCCAGGGTACGGGATACGAAGGATCTGGTCACGCTTTTTTCAAAAAAGATCAGAGGCTTAGGCCATCATTATGACCAAGCACAGATCCTCCTTTTAAAAAATCAGCATTGTGCGCATCTGTCTTCCATTACACAAGGCATTAACCATTTACTGAAAAGCCACCCGGAAGCGCATTTAAGTGCTGTATACTTACTGGATTTGCAAGATGCCGTTTGGTCCTTATGCACCAACGCCACAGCTCCTTTTGAAGTGGCGCTACCTGTCAAAAACGGAAAGAAAGCTGATCCGGCCACTCGTGCACTTCATGAGTTGGTCAGTGAACTCATGATAAATAAGGACGATCATCAGATGCAGCGCTGCCTGATCATGCCTCTGAAAGACAGAGACATGCTCATGGGTTTGTTGCTGGTTGCCAGTAAAAGTAAAGGCCGTTTTACCGCCGAATTATGTCGCATTCTACAGGAGATCGCTCCGCTACTTTCCAACGCCCTTCTTAATATTATTGATCATGCGGACATACGACAGAAAAACTGGGAAGAAAGTTTTCTTTTGGATTTCAGCGGCGGCATTGCTGCTGTAAGAACAAAAGGAGACCTTGCGTCAGTCATTTATACCTTCTTGAAGAAGCTCAGTATGGTGCAGGCCTATTTTATCCGGCTGATTAATGAAGTGGGCGGCGAGCTGATGCCTTTTATGCATGACAATGAAACGTTTTATCACGCAGAACCCCGCTTTAAGGCCTTACTGAACGAAAAGATAAGCCCCAGACATGGGATCTCTGGACGGGTATTAAAATCTGAAGGGCCGGTCGTTATTGACTTTCTGCAGGAAATAGCCAATGACACACGGGATCCCTATGTGGAATTTTGGAAAAAAGTGGCACGGGGAAAACCCGGCTTTGAGAAAATGACCGGAGCGGCACTAAGGGTGGGTAGTCGGAATATCGGCATCTTATGGATCATCACAGAAAAGATTGACACCAGACTACTGGAAGGAATCTGTGCGCAGATTTCCATTGCGATTTCCAATATAAAGGCGAATGAGGAAATACTGAGAAGGGAACAGGAAAAGGAGACGCTTCTTTCTCTCAGCCAGGAAATGGCCGCGCTAAGAGAAAGAAATGACCTTTTTCAGAAGTTCTATACAAAAGTTACCTCGGTTTTAGGTATTGAAGAGTTCGGGATGGTCCTGCTGGACCGGGAAAAGAACACCTATAGCATTATCATTGACGAAGCTGCCACCTTTGCCCGTCTGCACCCGGGTCATGAAGGCATACTTGATATGACCTTTAAGGCCTCAGATCCGGTCTTCCAACGGATCAGCGGATCCAAGGAGCCTGTTTATTTTGACGTAGCTACACTCTCCGCGCTCCCGGACATGCCGGCGTATGTGCATTTCTGGCAGGCGATCCATCTGAAAAGAGTGGCGGGCACCTTACTGAAAGTGGGCGGGGAAATAATAGGCGCTGCATTCTTTCATGTTGACCCCGTGGCAAAAACGTCCGCCTACAGCGCTTTACTGCAATCCGTTTCGCACCAACTGGCAGTGGCCATTTCAAACATCTACGCGAATGAACAAGTCCTACAGTATAAGCAAATGCTTGAAATGGAAAATGTTCAGCTCAAAAATGAAATCAACAGTCTATATAATTTTTCGGAGATTATCGGCAGCGGAGAAAGAATGCAGGAAGTCTACCGACTGATCCGGCTGGTTGCCACGACTGACTCAACCGTACTTATTCTGGGGGAAACGGGCACGGGAAAGGAGCTTATTGCCCGGGCCATTCATAATGCCTCTCCCAGAAAGGATAAACTTATGATCAAAGTTAACTGTGCCGCCTTACCGGCAAATCTGATCGAAAGTGAACTCTTCGGTCACGAAAAAGGTGCTTTTACCGGCGCCATAGAGCGCAGAATAGGTAAATTTGAACTGGCCGCTGGCGGTACTATATTCCTGGATGAAATCGGGGAAATGCCGCTGGAAACACAGGTGAAATTGCTCCGGGTGATCCAGGAAAGAGAATTCGAGCGCGTTGGAGGTAAAAGCCCCATAAAAGTAGATGTACGCATTATCGCCGCTACGAACAGGAAACTGGATATCGAGGTCAATGAAGGCCGGTTCCGGCCTGATCTATATTACCGGTTAAATGTTTTTCCCATTCACCTGCCTGCGCTCAGGGACCGAACGGAAGATATGGAAGCCCTTACCCGGTACTTTGTTCAAAAATATAGTAAGCGGACCGGACACGCCGTTAAGAGCATTGCTGCCGTTGTGTTCCGGGAACTGCGCAGCTATAGCTGGCCGGGCAATGTCCGGGAGCTGGAACATTTAATTGAAAGAAGCATCTTACTGATGGAAGGCTCTGTCTTAAAACGGGTGCCTTTGCCCTTAGGTCACGTTGATCAACGTCTTCGTCACTTGAGTGAGGAAAAAATAGCACTTAAAGATATGGAGACGACCCATATCATTGATATTCTGAAAAAAAGCCGGGGTAAAATAGCAGGTGTGGACGGTGCCGCCCGCAGGCTGGGCATCCCTCCCACGACCTTGCATTCTAAAATCAAAAAGCTCGGCATTAAAAAAAGGGATTACCTGTCCTGA
- a CDS encoding YggS family pyridoxal phosphate-dependent enzyme gives MHDELIQNIEAIENRIMNACEKSGRNREEIKLLLATKTVSAKRIEIALNAGYRLIAENKIQEVKEKYEALARIPHESHFIGHLQTNKVKEILRYNIDCIESLDRLELAEKLHQRLTIEDKHLDVLVQVNTSKEVSKFGVDPAGAIDLIKAVAQLNRLHIRGLMTIGLFSAEPALVRPCFQLLKQLSEDIKTLHIPNVQMRELSMGMSGDLEIAIEEGATIVRVGTAIFGKRIYPDSYYWNEQNN, from the coding sequence ATGCACGATGAATTAATCCAAAATATTGAAGCCATCGAAAACAGGATTATGAATGCCTGCGAAAAAAGTGGCAGGAACCGGGAAGAGATAAAATTGTTACTGGCCACCAAGACCGTATCAGCTAAACGTATTGAGATTGCTTTGAACGCCGGTTACAGATTGATTGCAGAGAATAAAATTCAGGAAGTCAAAGAGAAATATGAGGCGCTTGCCCGTATACCACATGAAAGCCATTTCATCGGACACCTACAAACCAATAAGGTAAAGGAAATCCTTCGCTATAATATCGACTGTATAGAATCTCTGGATCGTTTGGAGCTGGCAGAAAAACTACACCAGCGTTTGACGATTGAAGATAAGCACCTGGATGTACTGGTCCAGGTCAATACATCAAAAGAGGTAAGCAAGTTCGGTGTAGATCCTGCCGGCGCGATTGATCTGATAAAGGCGGTCGCTCAACTAAACCGGTTACATATAAGAGGATTGATGACCATCGGGCTTTTCAGTGCCGAACCTGCACTGGTGCGACCTTGCTTTCAATTACTGAAACAGCTGAGTGAAGACATCAAAACCCTTCATATACCGAATGTGCAGATGCGGGAGCTCTCTATGGGTATGAGTGGAGATTTGGAAATAGCCATAGAAGAAGGTGCTACCATTGTAAGAGTCGGTACCGCTATTTTCGGTAAGCGGATATATCCGGACAGTTACTATTGGAATGAGCAGAATAACTAA